TAAGGAAACTTTTTGAAATTCACACTCAACTCCTCGTTAAGCCCGTAAGGTTCCTTACACGGGCTCATGTTGAACCAAACAACCTCGAAAAAATGAAAGTGCACAGGGCCGTACAAATATTTTCTGCACCTGTTATTGCCACTCTCCAGTTCATTCAAGAAAACTCACAGTGCCACCTGGATGCGTCTGAATTCCAAGACTGCTCTGCAACAATCACCTTTATGAGGATGATAGCAAAGTGGTACGCTCTACACAACATTGCTTCAGTGAAGCCATGGAAACAGCAGGAAGAACCATTCACTGTATCTGACGACGAAAGACTGCCTTGGTTAGAGTTGGACTTTGTGTGCTATGTTGAGGACATTCAGATACAAAGCGGCAGGTCCAAACGAAAACTCACCAAGGAGGCATACGAAGCTATGCTCTTGACAACAAGATCATCAGTGGCACTAACTGAGTACCTCCTGGATCACGTCAAGTAAGTGTCTTCTAAGTGGAGACTTTCACGCCCATACTATTGCATTTCATTTAACTGAATCTCTTGTATTTCATCTTCCACTATGTCCTGACACAAGCTCTTAACAGCGATCCTGTTGAATCGCTCTTCAGCAGCCTGAGACAATTCAATGGTGGAAATGACAGAATCGATGCATGGGCCGCAGTGTTCACATCAGAAAAACTGCTGAAGGTACCAtatgtagaaaaaaaatttggcagGTGGGGAGTTACATATTTTGCCATTCTTTATGCAGGTTGAATCCTGCAAGCGACAAAGACAGCAAATGCTCCCATGAACTCCGAGGCAAAAGCAGCTGTTAAACTCCCTAACCAGGATGGTGAAACTTGTGCCTTGCCAGCTGCCATCTCATCTGCAGCCAAGGAGCTCTCGAGTGAGCTTGAATTCATCACTATGTGGAGTGAGCCGGTAGCTGACATAGAGTTGACACAAATTGCATACCTGGCCGGTAACGTTGCATGTGCATGTGAGGAAAAGGTACAGTTGGTTTACAAGTCTAAAAAATTTAATTAGGCTTGCATTTATTTGCCCTTTGTTTAGATGActaattcatatatatatatatatatatatatatatatatatatatatatatatatatatataactgaaATATGCCTGAGTTCTTTTAGTACCGTTTTTCATTGTTATGCTCATTTTCAGGTGGCTTGTGATTCCTGCAAACTCCTTCTTCAAGCAGTGAGGCCAGCTGGAGCAATTTATGGATTTTTGCGCAACATTGACAATAGACGGCTAAGGTACGCAACAATGGAAGCAGTCAGCCTGTGTAAGCTTGTGTGCACCTTCGTCGCCAAGGTCATGAAGTGCTCGGACGTGAGACGAACCAGCAGGCTATGCAACACCTTGACGTCCACAATACTTCCTCATTTCACACAATGTCCGGCGTTGACTTGTGAAAAAGAGGTTCGCAACCACGCTGAGGACCTCTGCAGAGTATTTTTGAGCAAGCTCATAAGACTATTGTTGACGAACTGGGCTAGCAACCTGAATTCGACAGtagaaaaatattttgtttacACATAAACCTGAAAGTTCTGAGCTTGTAAAGCTTTCAGATTCTGTGTACATGAACTTTGAAATGAAAAGAACTGGGCTCAACCTACTAACTTCTGGttgtcttgttttcttttcgaCCATTGATGTAGGCTAGTAGTGCCCATTTGCAAAATATTTCCCACGTATACCCATGAACTGGCTGAACTATAATACTGTACAATTCTGCATATCCAGAAATGTAAAACAGCGTTAATCATCGGCTCTAATTGTGAACAGGACTGATCAGAGTTCGGACTTCTTAAAACAAGCATGTTTATGCTAACCAGCTAATATATGCAACAAGTTAATATAGCGGATAACCAGCTTTGTGTGTGTCGAACGCGAGTTACTGAATAGGCGAACGCTCGAAGAAGCACACCTAACATAGGTGCCTTCCGACGCAAACTGTCGCTGACAAGTGCAGTGATGCTGACGTACTGCTATCAGTAGCAAATCACCAGTTGGCATTACCATTCATATTTTGTGAAACACCGATACACAGCTCTTTATCGCAACAAATCAAGCACTGACCGCACGGCCGCTGCAGGCAGAGAGCACAGCTCTTTGCCCGCAACTGTCCCGGAAAAGTGGCGCTGCTGCGGTGGCGATGGGAACTAAGCGCGTCACGCCTCTCTCGGCCGACATGACGGGccgcaccaagtgcgttgccattgagcggccgtgatAATACAATCAAACTGCATGCCGTGATTAGGCTGGCTGCATATAATGATACAACTGATGCCCTTCTTTTCACTACCTTACTGTTTCCTGTGCTTTGCACTCTACTATAAATGAACCACTCCAAATAGATCACTTCATGCCGCTTAGTATGTTTTATCACATTCTGACAGCTGTAATTTCTTAGAAATAGTTTAAGTGCAGCCAGTGAATGTGCTCATCTAAAAATTGGCATCAATTAAAGCGCAATCTCATACCATCTAGTATTCCAATTCCAAACTGTGGTCAACCCAAACCCCCTAAATGAAGCACACTTCACAACAGTGTGTGGAAAGCTGTACTGTACCTTCATGGGACGCCACAGTCTACTGACCTTACAGCACAAACTTGCCGACACATCGGCGGAGCTGGTTCGGCACATTTGGTTGTGCTCAGAACTATTTCAGGTTGCCTGGACTAGCAACAGGTTGATAGTGCAAGCTCAGAACGATCAGTTAAGTTCACAAAGATGTCAGGCTGCCCAGGTTTGTTACCCAACAGTGAACCGGGGCCTGGGCTGTAAGGTACAGTATGGTTCAGAGCCATTTCCAAACATCTTCTCAAGAACACATAAAATTTACAGAAGGCCATGGCTTCGGGTACAGCAAGGAGTCGcagttttttctactgtcagttCATACCCAAGAATGCTTTTTCTATATTTCTCCAGTCAATTTCTTAGGTATTGTTTTAGAATCAACGTCAGCTTAGATTATAACAGATATTATATCTAACAACTTTGTCCAAACCAATGAAATCCAAAGAACACCAGTGGCAGTAGTCAAGCATTTCAAAGATTAGAATACCAACAGCAGTACTCACTTAGCCAGCTGCTTCCAGCTTTCCCGTTCTTGCCTGTACTTGTCAGCTGTGGACAACATCAGGGACTCACAGACGGCGCTGAACATCTGCTCCATGCCGCCAGTGGTCCCCGTGTGCACAAACTGTGCCTTCACTGAACCATCTGCAATGACCAAGAATGCATTCACGCTCCTCAGCCATCCCAAGCAATGAATGCAGCATAACATGAAATTATGTGCACTCTTGCTGCTTGGTTTTAAACACACTCGACTTCTCTCTTTCACAAGCATCACCAACACCAATACAAACCATAAACATTTCCGCTTCCCTAAATCTTTAATGAATGATTTTTTAATggttacaagctttcctctggcttgATGCACAGCTTCACTGGCTTGAAACGCTTGGGACAATGAGTTTTTGACTCCACTTCGTGCAGACCAAAAACACGTTGGCCAAGCTGTGCTTGCACCAATAAGGTATCAATGACGAATATTTTCCCCCTCCAATTATGATTTTCGTAGTAAAACTAGACTTTGCATTGCAAACCTCAGGTTCCTTGCAATCTTTGCAAGTGATGATAGTAACTCAGGTACTGCAGGTGAGGCACTACCAATTAACTTCCATTCCTGCACTTTAGTCACAATTTCAAGGATCCAATCAAACATTTAATGCGACTCAGTTAAACTAGCACACCAAAAAGCAATGTATGGCAGCGGCACAGATAAAAGGAGGCTAATTCAAGTCTAAAACAATAGAAAAGAAATGCTggttgaagaaagaaaaaaattgtaaactgtGGAGTCTAACATCCTAAAGctacacatgggctatgagggacgctatagcggagggctctggattagtttagaccacctgggcacctttaacatgcactgacattgcacagcccaCGAGCGCCTTTTACATTTTACCAGGGCCTGGATTGAACCTGGCTGAAGAAAGAGGACCCAGAATGCGTACTTTTCAAGACTTGGAAGTCTAAACCCAGGAGCAGAAAGTGTTCGCATTTCACCAGTACTCCAAGTTCCACACTTTCCTTAGCTCGCTAAGGAAAGAGTAATCAACTTTCGAAGCTCTCAATGAGCCAAACACTATTGCATATTGTCCCAAAAGCCACAGAGCTGTCATTGAATTGGTTTTATTTTCCTTCATATGGGAAAGGTTTAACTAATAtataatgaaaaacaaaaagaaaataatgcagGTCAGCTATGCTTCAAGTCACTTTGGTCTGTGATGCTGCTCCTGGAGTAAAAGACTTCGTGTTTACAGAACCTATATGTACCATCGAAACTAATCTCCAAGACACCTAAAAAGCAATCTAGGAACGTGGATTTCAAGTGCAACAACCACCAATTGATTTCATTACCACGCATGACAATAGGCAAGCCTGTCTTCCATtaccacaagtgtggtctccaccGATCAGTGCATAAAAGGCCTGTGAGCTTTGATTGCTATCAACACATCCTAGAAACTTTTTTTCCCAGTAGTATATCAATCTTCTTAGTGCTATGTGGGGTTTAAATTCCCAAAGCTACCTGCAGGTCTTCAAGCTATACCGCTAACAAACAAGTCACATGTGGAAGCCCACATGGCACTAAGTGTACCTGGAGTAGGGTGCAAGGGAAAGAGCTGGAAGAGGTGGGCAGTTTGATGAAACTCTTGCTCCAGGGAGTGCAAGCACGCCATGTAAATACGCAGGGACTTGCCCAGCTCCACAATGTCAGGCTGCGACAGGGCCTCCATCCTGGAGCACAGCAGGTAAGAAGAAGGGAATAATCAGAATTGCCACAAAGTGCCAAGAAAGGAACTGCGAAAGCCCAGAGCATTGCCCTTCAAAACTGGGACTATGGCATGAACGTAGTGCGCTGGTAGAAACTCAGGCAGTGTTCTTGCATCCAGTTCCATTAGAGCTGTCAGCTGCCAGTAATGTATCAACGAGCCCACTTCATTACCTCGGTTGCTAGTAATAAGCCTAGTCTTACAATCTAACAAATCAGGAGCCCTGGAAAGCTCATCACAGACCACAGATGTGATCTAAGTACATGACTCGTCTATCAAATGGCTAATAACATGATAAGAGTACAAGCACAATCCATCACATTTTGTTCCAACATTATATTGTGGGTCTCTCTAAAAGGACTGCTGCAAGATGCTGAACAATTGGTGTATTCATGGGAATGCTTCTAATTACGCGATTGTCTGCATGCTTCCAAACAGCAGCTCCAATTGCGAAAACCCCATTAGCAGTTTTATTTGTAGCTACTATTGCTattgtcggatacaacttaagtttAGAGTGATGCTCCACACACATACAGGACTGCTGCACCGAATTCCTCCAAGACGAAAAAGTAGACTGTTGTCAACAGAGTAATACAAGATGCTGTGGACCATGGCCCATTGTCAATAACTTCTATTTTTTTAACTTGTACCCTACTATTATGCACAAACAATGCAGATATAAAACATTACTATCAAAATATTAGCAGCACAGTCACATCACAGCACCTTCACAGAGAAGACTTCCGCTTCTTTACCAAGACGCTCAGGCTATCGGCTTTGATGCATCATTACTAGTACATGCTAGTAGTGTTTTTATTCATTAGCTACTCCTTCGCACAAGAGCTGGGTGCCCCaacaccctgagatcacagctcGGTTTTGTAAGCCAACTGTTCCAAATACACTAtcattttctttgttttatgtGTACATTTTCTTCCCTTCACAGCATTAGCAACCTGCATATACTGTACTTGAGTTAAATTTTTGCACTTAAGTTAAATTCATTACGAGAAGTAGTGAGTGTACACAGGTGCAAATTATATATATTTGCTTAATTTTAGGTCAGAGTGACCAACTCCATTCAAAGCAACAACAGATTTTTCAGGTAACAGAAGATGGGACAGGCACATGGCATTCTACAGTAAGCAAAAGAAGACAGCTCAGTAGCAAGTGGCAcagagacagagaagagagaagaAGCACCCCACCCGCGGAAAACATCCACAAAGTGCGCCTTCATGCAGTGTGCcatctggcagcagcggcactgTAGAGCACACATGCGGCTCCTGTGGAGTAGACCATCCTTGGGCGTCCCCACCAGGCGCATCAGCAGGCTGTGCTCTGTCAGTGAGTTGGACAGATCTTGAACGAGCTGGAAACCCCACCATGTGAACCATAGGAAGGTGGAGAAGAATAGACGGAGAAGAGGAAGTGGTGAGGGCAGAAAGAAGATGAGCAAGAGGATTAAGTAAAGAAAGCCATACCCCGTGTTGCCTTATCAAAAGCAAAATAAGACTGCCTCAGCTGGTAATTATCTACAGAGGTACTTTCCTTTTCCACAAAATCAAATAGAGGAAGCCCAAAAAACATGCCATTAGCAACAGCACATTAAAACAAACAGGAAAGTACATGCAGTCTGTTCATTTCTACAATGAAGCAGAGTCACGAATTGAAGGCCGCAAAGaaagcaaaggaagaaaaataCAAGTTCCCTCAGTCCACTTATAAAAACAAACATAAATCACATTTGTCAACTCAAGACCTCTGAGGACTATGCAGCCCCTGATTTCTTTTTATGATGACAAAGCCTTGTTGAACAAAGTTATGTGGAACAAATTGATGTGGTTACAGTAACCATAGATACTAGGGCTATGAACTACAGAGGAATCTATGCTCCCCCTTTTACCAGTCAGTCTTGGCATTAACGGAGGATGTGGGGCTCAAgccggaacttttgagccgctaCACCAATTTTGATGAAATTTTTAGGAAGGAAGCAGCCTTGCACCATTAAAACAAAATCAAAATTTCAATACTGTATCTTGAGTGTGAAAAATATGTTGACATCAAAATACACTAGTGAGTGTATCAGTTTAAGAAAACTATCATTTTAAAAATACTTGTACTTCGCTCACTTTCTTAGCATAGATGACCCTAGGGAAGCCCCTCATATAGGATAAGGGGAAGAGATTGTTGTTTACAACCACTTCTCTAAAAATTGCATCACTTAAAAAGAACTTTTTTCGTTTGCACAAAAACCTAACAAGTGAGTACGATAGGTCTTGTTCCCCATGAAATTTTGATTCAGAAAGCACCCTCAAAGTAAATTTTGGCTTTGGACCATAAAAACGACAGTTCTCCTAAATGTACAGTTTGGGGCAAAAATGCGAATTGAGGAGAATGGCTTCAAAAATTTGAATAACtgcaattttgaattttgtttgcCAGGCTTTCTTCTCCAATTAAAAACCCTTGCTACATAAGTAGGATCTTCTTCAATGTGATGCTGCTCATTAGTGACTgcttgttgtttttgtttgtttaacTGTGGAATGACTGTATACAAAAACTCGCGGAAATAAACAAGCAATAAAGATAAACAGCGCAGGCAGCAAAGCCACGGTCTGATGAAGCATAAACGCTAAAATTCGTCTTCAAAGGTACATTTCCACTCATCATTTATTTAGTTTTGTTTTGCTTAAACATTATAGCTTGCAAGACCAGGAttctattttttttgtatttttaatgCATTTATGCTGCAGTCTTCACAAAATGCCTGAACAGGTCAGAAAGGGCAAGAATAAACTGAAATATGCCTGTTTACCAATGCACAAAGTGTTCGAATAAAGTTTTTGGGCACTGCCAACAGCACGTCATGCACCACATTCACTGGAAAACATTTCATATTCTTCATTTCTACTGTGCAGATCATGACCAAATTTCTAAGGCATGTTCCTGATTAGTTTATTAACCTTGCATAATCAAAATCCAGAAACTGGCTTTTTTGATCAAAGGGAAATTTTTCACCCCACAtccccatttaaaaaaaaaactcttctgaAACTTCATGACATTTTAAGGGCAAACTCTACAGGTCGTGACAGATTTAGCACTGGATATCTGGTACTGGCTTTTCTCACATTTTATACAGCAGATACATGGCAGGGGCGCATTTAGCAATGAGTGGTAACACATAACACACTGCATACTGTTAGCAACAGGCTGCACCAACCACAAACAAGAGCAAAAATTTCCACGCTCCACCCCAATTAGACATTTCAACACTGTAATTAAgaccctttttttttgcacattaaCTGTTCTACACAGCATAGTGTGATGTACTTGAAGAAAAGAGAGTACTAAGTACACATAGATGAGGTCATTGATGACTGCTCTAATGTTAACAAGGTTGCTTTTTTCTAAAAATCTGATCCCAGAAGGGAGCCATTTACCTTGAGCAGAGACTTTGTAGAAATAGTAGAGACGTCCCGGAAGAGGGCAGGGATCAGTCGATGGTATTCCTGGTTGGCTCCGCCAGAAGGCACCACAACAACGTGGTCCCTGGAAGACTTGGCCAGGAAGCAGCGATGGCAAGACACAGGCGCTATAGGCAGCTCCTGGTTCATGGCTCCCTGCACAGTACACCAGGAGCACCTCACAGCTGAACCGTACACAAGAGGCATGCTTATCTGTGCCAGGCTGATGCTCACTACTTTTAGTAAGAGTGCATATTGTTGTTCAGGGCTGTGAATGCAGTCATAATGAGCTCAAATCTTGCAGTAATAGCTTTATGAGGGAGTTCCTCTGGGGATATTTGTTGACTGCAGAGAAATAGAGATCACTCAGGTGATGTCACTCCAAACCAATGAAGGCGGTTCAAGTTTATGGTCCTTCTAATTTGATCTGCTGACTCTCCAAATTTGCAGCCTCCTTCAAATTTTAAACATTGATAGTTGATTGTACTTAAAATATGATACCAAGACGCCTTGCTGAGTATTGAAAAGTTGGCGTTCAAAGAAGTTTTTTTCATCGTTTCATCTGGCAAGACAGAGCCACTCATTTTCACTCAACTTGGCTGTGGGTATATTAATGTGTTCTCGTCAATAAAAGTTAATTTAAATGTTCAGCACTCAGTTTAGCATCAGTTCAGTTCCATTAAGTTAAGCTCTCTTGACATTGTCTTTCTGTGCTGCCATCACCCTGGAATGCCGTCAACTAACCCAACATGTCAATGTGGTGAGTAAGTCATATTTAGAAGCAAAGTGTAGGGTAACTGACCTTCCCAAATTTTGCAAACAAGGCAAGAAAATTGGTGCAGATAGATCCTTCATATGTCGTTTCTGGTACCTGAAAGCTAAAGAAATGCATCAAAATGGAGTAAATTACAAATTTTTTCTCTCCTCAAGAAATGTCGCAAGTATAGTCTTATGAGATAACTGCTTCTCGAGTTGACATAACAAAAAGGAGAAGACACTTGCCCCTAGTGCAAATGCAACTGAAGACCTCAAGCCAAAGTGAGCTCTACTATTTTGAGACAGTACGGAAAGGAAGAAGTCAAATCAGAAAGCACAATGTTTTTCGAGGCTTGCACAACATCACTGCAGTGTCCTATTTGTTTTTCATGAATAATGACTGATGGTTCAGTGATTATTATACTCTCTGGTTTCAATACTGACTACAGCCTAGCCATGTCGCCAATGAATATATATATGTGCTCCTCTAGCAGCTTCTAGCTGAACACAGTTTGCATGGTCTGTTCTATTACTCGCTGCATATGGACTGATAAAATTTAGAATCAGCCTTTCTTTCCCTATTTCCGCCGACAAAAAcaatgctgtctttttttttacgtaAATCTTGTTTTTATCCAAGCCAGCAGTAGTTGATTTTACCACGgcctatataaaaaaaaaaaaaattatggcggCATCATGCAGTTTCTATCGCCGCATATGCCTGAATCTTCAAATTGAGCACTAAATGTTGCGAAAGCACGTCAACAGCATCATAGCAATCGTGCGCACAGGAATACTGAAAGGTCAATTACCTAAATAACTACGTAATATATGCAGTAACTGTTTTGGACTCATGATCCGCTATAGTGACTGCTAGTATGTGTCACGATTTCATTCATCTACTTCACTCCACCTTATATGATTCTGAACTTAAGCAAGACAGCAACGGCGCTGCCGGGTCTCGCGCTCAACAAACTGCCAAGGCGTCCGAAGGAAACCGCTTAACGAATCCCATCCCCCAGCAATGAAAACACACATTGCCAAGCGCAAGGACATCTACACTGAAAAAGACAACAACAGATCAGTCACTTACTTTGTTATCAGAGCCATTGCGAGTGGAAAGCATCTTTCACGAAGATGGGTTGGGAGGGGGGCAGTCTGTTTTGGACGAGAACCAGCAACGCCGCCTTTTCATTCATGAAGCGGGCTCCGTAGCAGTCCGAAAATTCTTTGGAGCCATCCTTCGGACTCGCTGGCCGCGCCGCTTGGTTTTTCGACAGCCTTCCAGCGCACAACAGGCGACGAAAATCAGCGGCAGCCAGCCCTACCACTGCACTCGAACCAGTCCGTCGTCGGTCGACGCGGGAAGCCTAAATAGACATGTAAAAGCATCCTTCGGCGCCATCTTCGCGTCAAGGGCAATATTACTGCTTGCGCAATAGCACTCACACGAGCACTCGACAAACCAAGCTTTTGCAAGGCTGCAACCGTTGCGACGAACAGCCTTTGGTTTCGTTACATCGTCGCAGTAACGGGAGCGGCGGCGAGCATCATAAACAGTAGCACGCGGTTGCCAGCACTTCCCAGAGCTGCTCCTGGGCAGCCGCACATGCACTATACAAAAACTGCGCgccactaaataaaaaaaaacgtttgtgtTAGCAGTCCCGTCTGCATTTCAGTGCTTATGCAACGGAACTTTTAATGTTGTGTACGGCCAACATTGCGTTAACACTACAATAAAAGTTGTGTTACTGGAGATCATCAGTTATATGGATGAAAGAGCGCTTGACTATATAGTCAGGGTTTTTCACGTAGCTTGAacgaaagtctttttttttcttaaggagCGGTATATTTCTGAGAATACAACTGTATATAGCATCATGATCATGAGTGATAGCTTGCTAAAATGGCAcacttcaaaatattttttttcacaacTCCATATAAGATTAATAACTACAATTTAACACGCCAAAATTATTAAATTATGAAAACAAAATGCGATACTCTGCCATCACAGGGGCACAAAACTGACAGCGATAGCTGTAAAGCCCGCACTTTCTCTTCCGATAGATCGCGTGTATTGCAATGGGTGGGGTACATGTAGTTAGCAATCTTGTGATTCTAGAATTTGCAAAATTTAGTGAATTAAAAGAACTACGCGCTGTCCTCCCTCAGTGTCTAACGCAATTTACACCCATTAACGTCTCTGTTACCTAGGCCGATTTATTATTTTGATGAATGCGCTTACCCTTTTACTGCTGAGACTGAAAGCTGGCTTCACTGCTGAAATAGTTATGTGAAGGCAAAGCCTAAGGCATGTGTAGCTGTGGGTAAGCAAATTAGTCAATTGGGCGAATAACATGATGCTGTCtatagaagaaaaaatattgAATTTACAACACCGGAAACTG
The Amblyomma americanum isolate KBUSLIRL-KWMA chromosome 3, ASM5285725v1, whole genome shotgun sequence genome window above contains:
- the LOC144125130 gene encoding uncharacterized protein LOC144125130 isoform X4, encoding MLSTRNGSDNKGAMNQELPIAPVSCHRCFLAKSSRDHVVVVPSGGANQEYHRLIPALFRDVSTISTKSLLKLVQDLSNSLTEHSLLMRLVGTPKDGLLHRSRMCALQCRCCQMAHCMKAHFVDVFRGMEALSQPDIVELGKSLRIYMACLHSLEQEFHQTAHLFQLFPLHPTPDGSVKAQFVHTGTTGGMEQMFSAVCESLMLSTADKYRQERESWKQLAKLTMDIRDLSDSLHTDAVLGSMVDYVIFNPDDKLSKSHPPSEMAQSSNLRLLGPASAASSEENLEP
- the LOC144125130 gene encoding uncharacterized protein LOC144125130 isoform X3, yielding MLSTRNGSDNKGAMNQELPIAPVSCHRCFLAKSSRDHVVVVPSGGANQEYHRLIPALFRDVSTISTKSLLKLVQDLSNSLTEHSLLMRLVGTPKDGLLHRSRMCALQCRCCQMAHCMKAHFVDVFRGMEALSQPDIVELGKSLRIYMACLHSLEQEFHQTAHLFQLFPLHPTPDGSVKAQFVHTGTTGGMEQMFSAVCESLMLSTADKYRQERESWKQLAKLTMDIRDLSDSLHTDAVLGSMVDYVIFNPDDKLSKSHPPSEMAQSSNLRLLGPASAASSEENLVLSMV
- the LOC144125130 gene encoding uncharacterized protein LOC144125130 isoform X1; translation: MLSTRNGSDNKGAMNQELPIAPVSCHRCFLAKSSRDHVVVVPSGGANQEYHRLIPALFRDVSTISTKSLLKLVQDLSNSLTEHSLLMRLVGTPKDGLLHRSRMCALQCRCCQMAHCMKAHFVDVFRGMEALSQPDIVELGKSLRIYMACLHSLEQEFHQTAHLFQLFPLHPTPDGSVKAQFVHTGTTGGMEQMFSAVCESLMLSTADKYRQERESWKQLAKLTMDIRDLSDSLHTDAVLGSMVDYVIFNPDDKLSKSHPPSEMAQSSNLRLLGPASAASSEENLQSWSCCAIANDARKRMGKGLFFSCLSWSSHFACFFLNFCSFVECVLKLMARRICNSKLSGELS
- the LOC144125130 gene encoding uncharacterized protein LOC144125130 isoform X2; the encoded protein is MLSTRNGSDNKGAMNQELPIAPVSCHRCFLAKSSRDHVVVVPSGGANQEYHRLIPALFRDVSTISTKSLLKLVQDLSNSLTEHSLLMRLVGTPKDGLLHRSRMCALQCRCCQMAHCMKAHFVDVFRGMEALSQPDIVELGKSLRIYMACLHSLEQEFHQTAHLFQLFPLHPTPDGSVKAQFVHTGTTGGMEQMFSAVCESLMLSTADKYRQERESWKQLAKLTMDIRDLSDSLHTDAVLGSMVDYVIFNPDDKLSKSHPPSEMAQSSNLRLLGPASAASSEENLAAKKKRPCQLACLVSFILLIVCIAVAAIVFFLVFS